The genomic interval ACGAGGACATCGCTCGCGAGCTGGACGGCCTGCCGCGCGAGAAGATGCACTGCTCGGTCATGGGTCGCGAGGCGCTCGAGGCGGCCATGGTCGACTACTACCACCGCCAGGGGCGCGACGTGCCCTGCGGCCTGCTGGTCCAGGACGTCGAGATCTGCCACTGCTTCCAGGTCAGCCGCGAGACGATCGTCAAGACGATCCGGCAGTACCGCCTGCGCGAGATCGAGGACGTCACCCACTACACCAAGGCCGGCGGCGGCTGCACGTCCTGCCACCACGACATCCGCCACCTCATCGAGGAGGTCTGGCAGGAGCTCGAGGCCGCGCCCGCGGGCCTGGTGCAGGTCGAGCTGCCTGCGGCCGGCGACGAGCGGTCCCGCCAGATCCGCGAGGTGCTCGAGAACGACATCGCCCGCGCCCTGCGCACCGACGGCGGCGACATCGAACTGGTCGCGATCCGGGGCCACCGCGTCCACGTGAAGCTGACCGGCGCCTGCGCCAGCTGCCCCTCCTCCGGCGCCACCATCAAGGGCTGGGTCGAACAGCAGCTGCGCGAGCACGTGAGCCCGGACCTCGAAGTCGTCGAGGAGAAGTCGTGACGTTCAACCTGCAGGAAGGCCTGCCGCCGCGCCCGCCGGACGGGGTCTACCTCGACAACAACGCGACGACCCGCGTCGCGCCGGAAGTCGTCGAGGCCATGCTGCCCTACCTGTCCGGCAACTACGGCAACCCGTCGAGCATGCACGCCTTCGGCGCCGCGGCGGGCCGCGCCGTCGACCGCGCCCGCGTCCAGACGGCCGCGCTGATCGGGGCGGCGCTGCCGGCGGAGATCGTCTTCACGGCCGGCGGTTCCGAGAGCGACAACCTCGCGATCGTCGGCACGCTGCGCGCCCACCCCGGGAAGCGCCACCTCGTGACCACGTCGGTGGAGCACCCGGCGGTGCTCGGCCTCTGCCGCGAGCTGCAGAGCCGGCAGGGCTACGAGGTCGACTACCTGCCGGTGGACGCGCTCGGCAACCTGGATCCCGACGACCTGCGGCGCGTCCTGCGGCCCGACACCGCGGTGGTCAGCGTCATGGCGGCCAACAACGAGACCGGGGTCGTCTTCCCGGTCGAAGAGATCGGCCGGATCGTCAAGGAGCACGGCGCCGTCTACCACGTGGACGCCGTGCAGGCGGTCGGCAAGCTGCCGCTGGACATGGCCGGCTCCACCGTCGACCTGCTGTCGCTGTCGGGGCACAAACTCCACGCGTGCAAGGGCGTCGGCGCGCTGTACGTGCGGCGCGGCACGAAGCTGCGCCCGCTGATCGCCGGCGGCCACCAGGAGCGCGGGCGCCGCGCCGGCACCGAGAACGTGCCGGGCATCGTCGCCCTGGGCCGGGCCTGCGAGCTGGCGGCGTCCGGGCGCGAGGTCGAGCAGGTCGCCGTGCGGCGGCTGCGCGACCGCCTCGAACGGGCCGTGCTGGCCGCCGTCCCGGACTGCCGCGTCAACGGCGACCCGGACCGCCGCCTGCCC from bacterium carries:
- the nifS gene encoding cysteine desulfurase NifS, whose product is MPPRPPDGVYLDNNATTRVAPEVVEAMLPYLSGNYGNPSSMHAFGAAAGRAVDRARVQTAALIGAALPAEIVFTAGGSESDNLAIVGTLRAHPGKRHLVTTSVEHPAVLGLCRELQSRQGYEVDYLPVDALGNLDPDDLRRVLRPDTAVVSVMAANNETGVVFPVEEIGRIVKEHGAVYHVDAVQAVGKLPLDMAGSTVDLLSLSGHKLHACKGVGALYVRRGTKLRPLIAGGHQERGRRAGTENVPGIVALGRACELAASGREVEQVAVRRLRDRLERAVLAAVPDCRVNGDPDRRLPNTTNISFDYIEGEGILLLLDRVGVAASSGSACTSGSLEPSHVLKAMGVPFIASHGSIRFSLSRYTTEEEIDYTAAALPRIVERLRAITPFGKERKTFGG
- the nifU gene encoding Fe-S cluster assembly protein NifU, with the translated sequence MWDYSEKVLDHFMNPRNVGALDDADGVGEVGSMACGDALRLCFKLGPDGRIVDARFQTFGCGSAIASSSMLTEMLKGLTLEQAARISNEDIARELDGLPREKMHCSVMGREALEAAMVDYYHRQGRDVPCGLLVQDVEICHCFQVSRETIVKTIRQYRLREIEDVTHYTKAGGGCTSCHHDIRHLIEEVWQELEAAPAGLVQVELPAAGDERSRQIREVLENDIARALRTDGGDIELVAIRGHRVHVKLTGACASCPSSGATIKGWVEQQLREHVSPDLEVVEEKS